GTCACATGAGGAAACTTGAGATTAAACAAAATCTCCGTCTATAACGCCTTCCGTAGTCTGGTTGAGCCTCATGACGGGTCGTTAAATATTCACCAGACACTCGAGATAAAGTACCCATTCGCATTGACCTCGCAAGCCCACCCTGTACTCAGTATCCAGTGGACTCTCGATACAACTCGCGGATCAACTCTGCCAATCGCTGGACTTCATGCTTATACCAAGGCATGGCATGATGATAATCAACATCGTATACCTTTGATGTACCCGACTCATAATACGTCGCATGTTGTTGCCTTCCCAATGCCAAAAACATGTCCTTCAGTCCATGCACATGTAGCGTGGGTATCTTCACTAAATCCGTCGATCCCGTATCGGCCATCTCTGTAACAATCAAGTAGTCAATACAAATATTCAGAGCGTCGAAAAAGCTAAGAGAAAGAGCAACATACGATGACCAATCTCCGACACCATGGGTGCACCCGCACCCATACACAGCACCCCAAACTTCAGCTTCGGAGTATTTCCCAGTTCCCCAAATGCTGTCCTCCGCTGTTGGTCCAACAATAGTCCACCGGTGATGCGGGTGCCCTGACTGAATCCCATTACACCCACCCATTCTCCACCGGGACCCGCCGCCTCCATCAGTTTCCAAACGCGCTCCACACCGTCCCGCCCCGAGATGTCGTATCCACTCCCATCACTCTGCTCGATTTCCGATCCATCCTTCTTGAACCATGACCGGAAAGGTTTATAGTCACGGAAAGCGGGCAGAACGCCTGGTCCTGGTCCGCTTTCGAAAGGACcatcgaagaaaacgaaTTGGAAGTCGTTTTTCAGCAGTCCGGCCAGCTGGGAGCATTGAACCTCGTAGATGGCGCCCTTGGACCCGCCACCGTGAAAACAGGCGATGCGCGGTAGTGACTTGGTCATTGTAATTATAGCAGGATTTCTATGACGATCAGGTCGTAGGGATAGGGTGGAGTTTATGCGAGTGAGCGGTGATCTTGTTTGTGGTGGGGGGATTTTATAAATAAGAAGCAAGTCGGTGAAGGGGTTGGCGGGGTCATGTGAGATCAGATGGAGTGGAATTCCAGGATCATGCATGCATGATTGATTATCTTAGCAGGTTGCATTCAGGGCAGCCattcattcctcttctttcctgtggTTTGCGACCGTTGCATATTTCTACATGCTTGACGTTGCACCTCCCAATACATACCGCGGTCAAGGCGTAACTCGGGATATTTTCGAAGAATTGAGTTTATTACACGCTGATCAGCGGACCTTCCATGAGAATACGGGCTCCATGTGCACAATTAGTACTTAATCATAAATATCACAGGGGAGATGCAGCAGGCTTTCTTCTACCTATGTGCCTGCACGACTCAATCACAATCACTGTGTGTAATGCAGCCCAGGAACCACATTGAATCCGACTAGTACCAACACCACCCCAACCAACATCATCATTAGCAAAGGACCATACCAATACGTATATTGCTCGAGCTGAATATCTGACCATGCCAGCTCTGAACGTTCAGGTAGTGGAAGGAATTTAACTGAGACTCCACCTGCTACATCT
This window of the Aspergillus oryzae RIB40 DNA, chromosome 8 genome carries:
- a CDS encoding uncharacterized protein (predicted protein), which encodes MTKSLPRIACFHGGGSKGAIYEVQCSQLAGLLKNDFQFVFFDGPFESGPGPGVLPAFRDYKPFRSWFKKDGSEIEQSDGSGYDISGRDGVERVWKLMEAAGPGGEWVGVMGFSQGTRITGGLLLDQQRRTAFGELGNTPKLKFGVLCMGAGAPMVSEIGHQMADTGSTDLVKIPTLHVHGLKDMFLALGRQQHATYYESGTSKVYDVDYHHAMPWYKHEVQRLAELIRELYRESTGY